The following coding sequences are from one Molothrus aeneus isolate 106 chromosome Z, BPBGC_Maene_1.0, whole genome shotgun sequence window:
- the LOC136569414 gene encoding octapeptide-repeat protein T2-like translates to MAPALQLNAVLSSKPPPAGTSSPPAPAPAAGDPRIPTPGEPRRGHHRRGEEGSEKRGPGGKRRRGKSGWEKGRKKEGKKARRKEREKERKKGRKEERGHPIAWVVPARSFSLLRVSPVSDPSPHAQHHPDLAHTHISSQAPPTPKARLGKRRKKRKKREEKRGGKGKKKEEGGGRGGGKASKRERSSRQTDGGEDGSDRGGGVEDEGD, encoded by the exons AtggctcctgctctccagctgaaCGCTGTCCTCTCCTCCAAGCCACCTCCTGCGGGCAccagcagccccccagccccggctccAGCCGCCGGGGACCCCCGCATCCCAACTCCAGGAGAGCCGCGGAGGGGGCACCACCGCCGGGGTGAGGAGGGCAGCGAGAAGAGGGGACCAggaggaaagaggaggagggggaagagtggctgggagaaaggaagaaagaaagaaggaaagaaagcaagaaggaaagagagagagaaagaaaggaagaaaggaaggaaggaagaaagaggtCACCCGATTGCCTGGGTCGTGCCAGCACGGAGCTTTTCTCTCCTCCGTGTGTCTCCCGTCTCTGATCCAAGTCCACACGCACAGCACCATCCAGACctcgcacacacacacatatcctCTCAGGCACCCCCCACCCCGAAAGCTCGGCTG gggaagaggaggaaaaagagaaagaagagagaagaaaagagaggaggaaaaggcaaGAAGAAAGAGGAGGGAGGTGGAAGAGGAGGGGGGAAAGCAAGCAAGCGAGAGAGATCCAGCAGGCAGACAGATGGAGGAGAAGATGGTAGTGATAGAGGAGGAGGTGTTGAAGATGAAGGAGATTAA